A window of Oncorhynchus nerka isolate Pitt River linkage group LG4, Oner_Uvic_2.0, whole genome shotgun sequence contains these coding sequences:
- the LOC115128490 gene encoding uncharacterized protein LOC115128490, which translates to MVLPLTSLLRITQCILIFAISGSMSVPYSVTPAGMSTTPTNKMVFQMDIKITNRVFNDSLLNPNSEDYKKMYDEVSQLLADVYKSSTSGTASTYEGVATMTFRNGSVIANADIVFNTMSINGFVVKFEFLNYIDANPSALLQINANSIECSMSVPYSVTPAGMSTTPTNKMVFQMDIKITNRVFNDSLLNPNSEDYKKMYDEVSQLLADVYKSSTSGTASTYEGVATMTFRNGSVIANADIVFNTMSINGFVVKFEFLNYIDANPSALLQIDTNYIECMYIVNL; encoded by the exons ATGGTACTACCTTTAACTAGCCTGTTGAGGATTACACAATGCATCTTAATATTTGCCATCTCAG GTTCCATGTCAGTGCCCTACTCAGTCACTCCAGCAGGTATGAGCACCACCCCAACAAACAAAATGGTATTCCAGATGGACATAAAGATCACCAATCGGGTCTTCAATGACTCCCTATTGAATCCCAATTCCGAGGACTACAAGAAAATGTATGACGAGGTCAGCCAACTG CTTGCTGATGTCTACAAGTCTTCTACATCCGGAACAGCATCCACTTATGAGGGCGTTGCAACAATGACTTTCAG AAATGGATCAGTGATCGCAAACGCTGACATAGTTTTCAACACAATGTCTATCAATGGATTTGTGGTCAAGTTTGAATTCCTGAATTATATCGATGCCAATCCTTCTGCCCTTCTCCAGATAAATGCAAATTCTATTGAAT GTTCCATGTCAGTGCCCTACTCAGTCACTCCAGCAGGTATGAGCACCACCCCAACAAACAAAATGGTATTCCAGATGGACATAAAGATCACCAATCGGGTCTTCAATGACTCCCTATTGAATCCCAATTCCGAGGACTACAAGAAAATGTATGACGAGGTCAGCCAACTG CTTGCTGATGTCTACAAGTCTTCTACATCCGGAACAGCATCCACTTATGAGGGCGTTGCAACAATGACTTTCAG AAATGGATCAGTGATCGCAAACGCTGACATAGTTTTCAACACAATGTCTATCAATGGATTTGTGGTCAAGTTTGAATTCCTGAATTATATCGATGCCAATCCTTCTGCCCTTCTCCAGATAGATACAAATTATATTGAGT GTATGTACATAGTGAACCTCTGA